The window CATTTAAAACGCGCTTTTCGTTTTGTTTATTGACTTGTGATGGCTTCATCCTTATCGTTCGATGGTATGAATTATTATACTGTTTAATCAGTTCCGGTAAAACTTTAATCCATTTATAATTACCATACAAACTAAAATGTTTGTACATCATCGATTTCAGCGTCCGTATAAATCTTTCCACAATACACGCCTTTTTAGTTGAGTATACAGAATAATGGTTTATGTTGTACTCTTTCATCAAtctcttaaatttttcattataaaattccgTACCATTATCAGTTTGAAGGTTTTCCGGTTTTCGGTCTCTTATAATCTGTTCCATAGCATTAGTGACATCCACCGCACTCTTGGACTTTAGTGGAATAGCCCAGCTATATTTGGAAAAGCAATCGATGACCACCAAAATATACTTAAAGTTAGCATTTTGTCTTGCATAGGGAATCATTTCTACCAAGTCACCTTGAAATAAGTCATTGAGTCCCTTTATGATTACACGCCTTCTTTGATAATTACGTCGAGCTGGTTTATGTAACTCATTCACAACAATTCGTCTTTTATCcatctattaatttatattttataccaatgTCAACATGTAGTAACATAGAGTTATGTGCAGACATGAGACTTTTAGGTACACCAAATGTTAAATAATCGTTTGATCTTaatgtattaagtttatttttatcaataattgtatCGTTTTTGAAGACTTCACAGTATTtcggtttaatatttaaataatgtatcacTCCAGAGATCGGAAATCTAAATAAGTAAACCCTCATATCATTTTCTAATATATACCATGCAAAATCAGTGGTTGGGTCTTGATTGAATTGTGTTGGTATTGTATTTCgtattgatatttgaaaataaccatttaattttttcagactCTCGTTAAATATTTCAGCAGTTTTATTGATTTCACCACTAACATGATTTATAAGGGTGTATAAGTCCACAGCATCAGTTGAAAATTCTGGACTTGCtacattacttatttttttattttttgcgtcAAAATATGAttcttcatcatcatcatcatcatttaatgacaaacatttttctgtaagaCTTTCCAAGTTCACAACATCTTGCTTATTTATAGGTTTCCCGACATTCACAATTCGTCTCTGTTTCGCATCAAAGCAATTATTTCCACCTTTACATCGAAGTATTGATTCATTATGTGATGTATATAaatcttgataatttttaaagagaGGACGTCCAAATTTATCAATACCGTTCATAGTGAGTTCTCAATAGGTaatgatgtaattttaataattacatataataaatttaaatactaaacaggtctgtttaatactggtttgaCATGTTTTAATACTATTCTGCAACAGGTCTGTAtttaaacaggtctgtttaatactggttttgacctgttttaatacaggtctgtttaatactggttttgacctgttttaATACAGAtctgtttagaaacaggtctgtttaataCGGGTTTTGATCGGTTTAAAACTGGTCTGTTTAGAAGcaggtctgtttaatactggttttgaccggTTTAATACAGGTCTGGTTttcagtatattatattttcttcttttaactCTTGTATCAGACTATTGATCTCGTTTTGATGGCTGAAATTTCCCGCATCACGTGATGCGCATAACAGACGTAATCTGTCACAAAGTTCCTCGATTGTATTCCAGTACACATAATCTATGGGGTTATTAGTTACTCGTGATAATGTTAGACCGCTACCATAAGCCGATGGGTATAGATGTTTcctaatgatatttttatacttaaaacttcTAGTTCCTTGAATTTGACCCTGAGAGTCATAGTTCCGTCTATTAGCGTTTGTTGATGTTACAATTTCTAAATAGTTATCCATGTCTTgctctgaataattttttggtatctGTTTTACTAAAAGTTCGTATAAACCTGATGTCCCGTCATACCATTTTTCGTTGACTTGTATATCGTTATGCTTAATGTAAACAACTGAATTGCCTACATATAATCTATCAGCCACATTATCATAACGTAATCCGTAAATATTATCGATAAGCTTATCATCTTTattcgataatataaaataaatgtatttaccgGCCACATCTCCATAAGTCTTTGTAAAATGTTGGAGTGCATGATGATCATTCTCTGGTGATTTTATAATCTCCCTAAATACAACATCGGGAGTGTGTAATGCCTCATCCTCATAGGtgtctgtttttgtttttgtcactACTGgagtatcttcaaataattttcgagcCTTCATTGgtgtataatttaatagtttatctTTATTGTCTTCTAAGGTATCATCTTCCATCTTGCGTTTTACATTAATTcgagtaaaatcatttttgttctcTTGTTTTTCTACTAGCTTATTCAACGGATCAGTGATGggcttaaatgttttttctaatgaaatggCCGTTGTTTGTTCACCAGCTTTGAGCGCGTTAtactttttctgtataatgTCACTCAACTTAGCTAGCTGTTTCGTTGTCTGAAGCATGTTATCGCATGAATGCTTGCAAATTAAATGACCTATACAGTTGATAAACAGCGCTTAATAACCTAACAAGCATCATCAATCAACCCATATAATATgctctttataaggaataataaaTCAACTTCTACTAcagattagataaaaaaattttttatttataaaaaattacaattttagattaaagcaaaatacaaataatatgaataaagacaatcattttatttaaatattatttattgttaataataataataatcaagaaGCACCTCCGTACAgagatctattaaaaaaataatgtaataaatacataataatatttgtcgTACAATGTTTATGTTGATAGATACACAGGGCTTTTGATACACTGTCATTCTTATGGAGTGGTTTTCCACcatctaaattttcaatgtggACTGCCTTTGTCgaatttcgaattaatttttttatccaaattttcttttcttcccCTTTGCAGTATATAACATTATGATTAGCAATGTGTGTTAAAATGGCTGATAACTCACAATAATCGGTAGCTCCTTGATTCCAGTATAAACCATGGTAATTTTTTGAGAGCCAAATTGCTTGTTTCTTATCCGAATCACTTAATGTGTTAAATGGAAATGGTGGTTTGAATACATAATGTCCAAAGTGATTACCATTTGTATCCACAAAACTAAGTTCTTTAACGATGAATTCATTGTTTACTTTGAATCCCTGTACGTCCACTATGTACGACATTTTAAACTACTCTATTCACAATATTTGTAAGtggattgtatttaaataatcgatcaTGGAACACTATACAATACGCACGCGTTTTCGCTGGGAAATTAGCACTAGCTTCAAACTCGACGCGCAAGTCCACTGTTGTAGATTTAAGTGACTCTGGGTGCTTAGAACAGTCAATGACAAATAGaggtgatttatttataaacgtttctTTATCTAGCAATGGTTCTGTTATAGAGCGTCTATagtacgatttttgaaaattacaatacaTCTCATACAGTAATGCTGTTTGCTTGTTCGTGTAATTTAGATTCAAATTCACATATGGGTATGCTTCACCATTTAAATAGACTTTCAAATTTGCGATGTTACAATGGTCAAACTGACTGGAATCTTTTAAAATGTTGCGGTCACGATTTGTTTGGAAACAGATAACAGCATAGTTAGGACATTCTACACTAGTTTTAACACTCCACACATGCCTATCAGTTAATGGTAGTTCTGGTATAAGTAGACATTCCATTGATCGAAACCATAACctcaaatcatcattttgattgACTAAGTTGTATAATTTGACTCGCATTTTATCAGACACTTTAACGTATGGAACACACCATtctaatttgttgattttaattttaggtttgCTTGTTGCGACAGTTGaggtaaaacaattaatatcatcatttgCACGAACAATAACGATTTCTTGTTTCATGTTTACAAGAATTTTAggataatcttcaaaaaaacccatatacattttcaatggAATACGAACATTGAAGTAACCAGTGGCATCCCTTTTAAAATTCTCACCAAAACCAGCATTCTCTAAAGCTTTACTTTGATTTTCGTTTAGggatagatagttttttatagtgCTAACGATGCCTACGTTATTAATCACATCAATTACCTTGCCACCAATTTCATAACGAATTTCATGAAACATAAATGATATAGCATTCGATATGAACCTGACTGCATTTGTAACAGCATCATCAGTAGTACTATCATCAGTCACTTGACCTTCgatatttaaaacactttcaCTTGGTAATGTGTACAAGTCTTGTGATTGGATGCAAATTCTACTCTCATCGCTTGACTCAAATTTCGATGAATTATAAGCTTGATGGTTGTGATACTCTAGTCCTGTAATAACATTATCGTACTCCGGTACATTGGTCACTTCTAATATTTCTGCCATTCTTCTtgttattcctttttttttttttttcttcttaatacaattgaat is drawn from Chrysoperla carnea chromosome X, inChrCarn1.1, whole genome shotgun sequence and contains these coding sequences:
- the LOC123302455 gene encoding uncharacterized protein LOC123302455, encoding MAEILEVTNVPEYDNVITGLEYHNHQAYNSSKFESSDESRICIQSQDLYTLPSESVLNIEGQVTDDSTTDDAVTNAVRFISNAISFMFHEIRYEIGGKVIDVINNVGIVSTIKNYLSLNENQSKALENAGFGENFKRDATGYFNVRIPLKMYMGFFEDYPKILVNMKQEIVIVRANDDINCFTSTVATSKPKIKINKLEWCVPYVKVSDKMRVKLYNLVNQNDDLRLWFRSMECLLIPELPLTDRHVWSVKTSVECPNYAVICFQTNRDRNILKDSSQFDHCNIANLKVYLNGEAYPYVNLNLNYTNKQTALLYEMYCNFQKSYYRRSITEPLLDKETFINKSPLFVIDCSKHPESLKSTTVDLRVEFEASANFPAKTRAYCIVFHDRLFKYNPLTNIVNRVV